GGGCATTAGGAAATTCACGATGAATTACTGAACTTATATTAGATCAATTCTATTACTTCTGGTCCCTAAGTTTTGTTGAATCTACTATGCGGATTTGATTGGAAAACATTAAACGCCtagaaattccaaatttctataaaattacATGTCTGAATTAAATAAGGTCTAATCTGAGAACTTTATATTCGCTGAAGTAATACTGCATGACTCTTAACATTTGATCACCAGGATGACTCACAAAAATGCAACCGTATAAATACgtgtgaaaattgatttatctCTGTAACATCACTCTGGAATTTACTTTGAATCTACCACCAAAGCTTGTTATTGCGcatctgaattttctgtaatatCCAATAAATTTCTAGTACCATAACTCTTGATGGTAAATAGATTTACTGATTTAGAAGAAACTGaatcaaaaaatcacataaGTCGCCTCTACTTTCCGTTTCAATCAACTTCTCAGCATAGgtttttcagttaaaaatgtataatatggtAATGACTCAATTTATGTTCCATTGATACTTGAACTTCTGCATGCAAAATCCTATCTTCAATGGGGgactttggtgaaattttgatacattttttacacaaacaattttttagtttCCAAAATGGctataaaaaaacaagaattctTTCCATCATGTGGCTGAGAAGCCAGACGTAGCACCACGATAATCTACATTTTGCAGGTATTCTTTTATTAGATATTTTGTAGTTGaactaaaaatgaagaaattatttgtatcaaaatttcaactaaGTCTCAACTTATAGTACATGACACGTTAGTACATTTGCATAATACGAATAGcaattccaagtttttttatcaatttaaaaaaactataGCAAATGTTTATAATAGAATATGGTAATTTCAAGGAATCAAGGGAAGCTAACTCTTAACGACTGctcataagaaaaattttcgcatgTAGTATCCCAATAATTGGAATTATGAACGATCAACAATAAGACGCATTCATTGAACTTTATCGCATATGCaatattttgcttttttttccaatggtGCAGCATTCTAATACTCTGTTTGGCAGTTTAATAGCAGCACATTACTCTagtaatagtaaaaatatcggaaaataatattgattaCCCTTCCGCAGTACAGTAGTGATTTACTAGGATGAAAACTAGAAGATTTGGAGTTCAAATCCCAAATTCCGATTGATTGACGTTAGACTAGCACAGCAATTTATTGCAAACAATAATCatttacttattgttaattaatacTAATTcataattcagaattttaccTTGCACTCTGGAATCTCGAAACATCCAATAAACAATGCCTTTACAGTTGTCCTTGACTTTGTCCGTGGCAGTCAGGACCctaattctttttttgttaaatttaaaCGTCATTACAGATTCCGAATGCTGAAACATTTGAATACATGATAACGAGTCTCAGTGTTTGTTGACAGTTAAGAATTGACATTTTGAACAACAACACAATGCTCGGTAGAAATTTAGGTGTCCTTACGTTTTTTCTGTCTTCCTCCAATTTgttaacaaaatttgaaagtttcgCACGTTTTGCGACAAATTTATccatatttattgattttcttaatttttccgtGTAATGTAGATTATCTGAGATATCGTATTTATCCTACATTCAATATTATCGACAGCGAGGTTTCATTAACCTCAATTTTTTGCTAACAAATCATCACTATACTACTGAAATATAATCATACTATTTCAGTGCACTGTATTCACGTAATATAGGGTGCATTCCGAAAGCAGCTCCCACTACTGTCAACAACCTTTTATCTCTGGTTCGTCAGtagctctgcctctgtcctagggagttttagAACGCACCCAATAGGGCATGTTCCTCTTTTCGCTGCCAGTAGTGGCAGCACTGCAAACATACTCAGATCACCAGAGTCCCTACCGAACACTATATGTGTAGTTGTGTCTCTCTCCGTACAGTCCAGTCCTCCAGTGTCCTCcagtcaaaaaaattatatcgagTAGATGAAATACATATCAACTGAACACCAGAGACAAAACTAAATTATGACGCTATCTCTCTCGGTTCGCTGCTCTTCTGTGCCACTGATAACAGGCGCACATAATGCACCCGTGAAAAGATAGTAGAAATCGCTTAAGCGAGCGCATCTAGTTATACTAcgtccttctctttctccgaGTCGACTACTTTTTCGGCATCGATGCTTCCTCCATGTTCCATCCTCTAAGGATAAAACTCATTAATTTCATGCCCATAATGTATCTGGTAGGTCTTTCGTGAAACAGGTCAAGATAAGCACAGCACACCGGTGCCACTTGGATCACCTGTTTTCCTATTCGAAATCATTCAAACATATAGTCGTGCGTTGAAAGTGCatttttcacagaaaaatAGAGAATCACATTTTAACATAtcattttttaagaatttttttcgggTAGAACTGAAAGTTCAAAACAAATCGGgggtatcaatttttcatgctcATCAACTAAATGTAAAATCCTGTACATTTGACAATCTCCCGTTGAGCCGTTTCGCAGATCATCGGGGGAGTTTTCCAAAATTgaattgtcgaattttttcagacttaCGTTCAATAAAAGAAGAACATCGTTGTTTTTCAAGCTCATCAATTGAACgaagttgaagttagtaacgttaacttGACAAAACCTCAGGAAAAGAATCCCTGTTCTTCAATTTCAGAAGAGTTTTAAAGTATAATCGTtaagagtttaaaaaaataagtgtacaattttactttattgCGATTTACTGAATTTGATATAATTCTAAGTTTTGAAATAACGACTATTTTCATAGTAATGCATCGTTGCAGTGAGtacattactaacttcaaccttaCTCATTTGAATGTGAAGCCgcgtaaattttcaatctttttatCGACCCGTTGCTGATATCATCGCCGTAGTTTGTCGGGACAGACCGACAGACCGACATACCGACATTGTTgtagaaacttgtttttcgaaTACTGTAGATCcgaaaacgtgaaaatttattgaaattagaaaaatcctGTTTCGATCAAAACCAATACGTGTCCTATATTATCATAGGTgacaaagagtaaaaaaaaatgttatacatTTTAGTAAAGATTTCAACTATAGAGAAACCaaaattcctgaaaaaattgttcaaacttattaaaaatcgACAATAATTGAAAGCAGTTTGATGCATGGAATAGAAGATGTTAATTATTGGGTTAAACGCTcacttttcagaaaattttaatattttgatttttcgaaagaaaaaacattccagacaaacaaaaaatacccATCTTCTCTTTTCGCGTATACTTCACGTAATAAAGGTCCCAtggatttgtaaaaatttgagctcAATACTTGTGTGCGATATAACACGGAATTACCTGCTATTATGTGTTCGTCTTGGAATTCACGTATGAACGATGGAATTAGTTACAATAAATGAAGTTTCTTATTCCCACTAACCGTAATGACTATAATGAAATAGATATGCACTGTCGTTAGCATGAATAAGAACCAAAGATATgaaagtgtattttttttagaatcagTCTCACATAACTTTCAAGTTAATATACCCAAATAGGTTGGTTTTTTTCAATAGGACTTGGACAAagttacaatatttaaaaaaaactgatgtTGCAGAGGATCCCAGTTCGACATATACAACATGAAACCCGTTCGCATTAGTACTTTTGGACTAGCTAGCAAACGATTACACGTCGCTTACTTGTTATGGAACTATTGTGGTTGGTCTAGAACTGCTTGGAGCATTTATAAAGGTTATAATCGAACGTAACTATAGATGTGACTTATAAATAACCGCAAGAGGAGTACTattttcgagatatttatttaattttgaaaaaaacgcgGTCTATTCTGAAACCTTGTAGCCGTAGAGTTCAATATTCGTCACCAAGTTTGTTGAAGTGTTTTCATCAATCGCTCGTTTGGCATGATCCATACAAGTTTTTAAcaggaaattatttaaaaccTGTACGAAATGTAATGTGTGCATGAGTGTGTGCATATAAGTGTCACCTCAAAATTGTTTGCAGACACACTCTTGTACGCCACTCTTGAGATTCGTATCAACTAATGGATAAAATCTTTATATCATTAATCTACCGGGAGTCTCTGATGAAAGTGCCCATTCCGAGCCACGCGCCACCGTTAGCGCCAACACACGCACAACTTTTACGTTGGCCGAGCGTGCCTTCAAACGCTGCGAACGAAAATTTGTGCATATGTTGACGCAGGTGGTGGCGCGTGGTTCGAAGTCGACATTTTCACCAGAAACTCCCGGTATATAGATAAATACAAGTATTGGTCACACTCCCAACCCTTTAAACcgcagaaagaaaatttgaagacgTCAGAAAGGCTCAGCCAGTTAATAAGATAAGTAAATTTGCACTCCATCCTTATCAATGTgtattgaagaaattttagaatttcaatAGTGTTCttgaaaaactgtaaaacagaatttttcggTCAAGGTACagagcaaaaaatatttaaaaattttatctacaACCAAGGAAACAGGAGAACTAAAGAGGTCAAAAAACTTGGTTCTGACAGTTTTTCGATACCTGCATTATTAAAATTCCGTCAACACATATAATTGTTAAGAAGTGAGTGGAAATCTACCTAACTTGATCTGCATGAGACTTTTAACTGGATGCCTGTGTGctcaaaaattacgaaatgtgatgacattttttttaaatgtaccGCAAATCGTAAGGATACCGCAAATAGTCTGCGAAAGTCTAGTAACTGCGAAATTGAGGTAACTCGTTTGCTGGAAAACTCCCCACAGAGAATGTATCATGGAGCGAATCCCTGAACTCAAACACAAAGTTGTATTATCGCCTACGTCTCAAGCAGACACGTAGGATAAGCAAAAAGAATATTTCGTTTTTACTTCGagattactatatatatatatttgaatacaTTATTTACAGCTTTTAGTCGTATGTACCTCTCCTACACCTAGTACGTTCTAGTACAGCACACAAATGTCGTTTTAAAATCTATGCAGTACGTAATATCCTTCGTGTCGCGCATAGTTCAAAACCAAATGACGACGAATAAAAAACCGGTACgtgtaaaaaaatgcaataaattttacatccGTGATCTTTCTCACACATCGCTCACTCTCGCCCGTAAGCTTTGCAAAAGAATCCGTAATGCATTCTTACACAACACGAAACTGTAATTCAAGTGTCGCGGTTTTTCACAAAGGTctgtatacataggtatactcTCTGTGGCAGTAAAAACCGTTGTAAACTTCTATTcaagtaatattatatacgtagatATGCATGTGTGTACGTAACATAGATGTGATACACGTCTATTTTTAAGTAAATCAATGCAACTACGCCGTTATTCCGGTCTGCCCAGATGTTATTACAATGTTACGTTACGTTGGAGATTCAAAGAGTCGTGAGTCGGATGTGGCCAAAGACGGGCGaaggaaaatttgataatccAGTTGAAGAGCATTTATTCGGATCACCCTTGGATTGATTACGACACATTAATCTACTACCGCTTGTTTAACATGCGAAACAATCGCCAATGGTGGCCTTGAATAATATGTCAGAATCAATCTAAGGGTTCGGTAGCGTAGAACTTGTGACAGACAGGCGAGTAGCCAGGCAAGCAGGCGGGCAAGCAGGACAGACGCACGGAAAGCGTACGGGTAATCGCACACGCCGGGTTGCACACCGTACAACGCATACAACGAAATGTCGGCGCGCCAAGGGGCAGGAGTGGGGGGGAGCCAATGCGGTGAAGGAATCGACGTCACGTGGGCAGCTCGCAGGGAGCAAGACCGAAGAGACTGCGAGAGCAGACCTACCCAACTCACAATACCGTGCATTTCAGCTGCTGTCTACACGGCAGCTTAGCATACATCGGACGTAGGGAGCGTTGAATGGCCGCTGCTATGCGCTACGCTCTACAGCATTTAGTTAGCTAGTTTCAATCGTGCATACGACACACATTAGCCATAATAGTAACAGCAAAATGACTATAATTGTCTTTTTGATCGACACGTCGGCCTCTATGAATCAGAGGGCCTATTTGGGCGGGCGCCCTACGCTCTTGGACGTAGCCAAGAGCGCGGTGGAGACTTTCGTTAAGGTACGCTAGCTTTTCAAACGATTCCCCGTCAATATCCCTAaccgatattattttctagGTACGGCAGAGATCGCCGGAAAGCCGCGGGGACCGTTACATGCTGCTAACGTTCGAAGAACCTCCTCAAAATATCAAGGTACGTCTGCGTTTCAGCCATTCCTGCCATGTTGACTCCTCGAGTTTTCCGTTCGCTGCCGGATTTCGACCCTAGTTTACCTCCGACACAAGCCCCAATATAGAAAACTACATCCATGGTTGCACGAACGGGTTACGGACGAGCCGTGACCGTGATATCCTGGAAATTATTCCTGCTTCTGGGTTAAATTATTCCATCTATCGGGGATCAACGTGCCCCCTGCGATTTGTCGTCCTCCGCTGACGATGGGAGAGAGGTGCACACTGGGTAATCTTACCGAGTATCGCCGGTGGGGGAAACTCACAATCACCGCGCCCCCTACCGCCCGCCACGCATCGCATTGACACAGCCCTGAGGTTGCCTGAGTGAGGTGTGTGACTGTGTGTCAGAGGCTGATTGCGAGCGTCGAGCGGCAACCGCACGCCTCctagaaattaattacaatgtAGTAGAAATTTGTTGTAATTACGATTATGAATATTTCTCATTGATCCAATGAAGATGAGTTATTGGTAATCGATGTTGAATGCTGAATGATTGATTCAGACACTTCTCGGAACTATATTACCCATTTCAATGCCACAAATTGAAAACTAGTTTACAAATTCTGTTATGCttttttctggctgtaacaaCAGTTTTCTAATCACAAATCTCAAATTCACAGATCTTTGAGGATCCTGTGAACTAATCTCAATCAAATATCACCATGTACTACCAGATGTTAGGAATATCCTTAACAGGAATCTACCAAACTGGATCGCTTTCCGGTTGACATCAATATCCCTCAGCTGATATTTAAGACATTGGCTCGATAATTAGCAGCATACTTTCTAAACTACTTAAGAAATTCAGGTTGTCACTTCTGATCCACTCACACATGGAAAAAGACTAATAGTCACTCATCCACCAgattaaagttgaaaatttctatccaatccaattttttcaagtagCTAAGAATAATGACATGCTCCACAAGTTGATAGTGTAGTAGAACTACAGTCCTGCACCATACGAGTAAAAGGATTTTTCtatgaaattggaaaatcatttttgGGACAGTGGTACCATTGTCTCAGTAAAGAAATACTCGTATTAGTTCAGTATTATTTCAATGTACTGCAGGACTTATAGATATTTTACGAAGGAAATTGATTTGATTTACATCTGTATTAAAGGTCTTGTGTTACAGAGATTTGTTGAATACTAAGCAAACATTAATTCATATGTGACTTGAATCACAATTCCAAACTTcctttatattttattgattgaGCTGACCTTGATACCATTGCAAAGGCATAATCCATGTTAATTGACCAACACTGCACCAAAACTTGAACTGGACCATCTTGTTTTGGATTCGAACAAATAAGCGAAGGTTCCCAATTTCCCAATCTAGATTTGCTTAGGACATATTTTAAGTATAATTTTGGGTCATAGGAAAAGATTTCTTGGAAAAGTTCATTGCCTGTAAATTCAGGTATTCAAAATTTGCAGTCTACTAATGTTCATTATTTCATCATCTTGACTTGTTATAAGCCTTAGAGCATCAATGATTGAAACTTGGAATTATTTGTAAGAACAATGCTTGTGGAAGgagaattcttttttccccattaTGTTATAtcttaaaattagaaaatcttGGTAtgacctgtttttttttctgaaaaaattaggtgtCAAGTAATCGCAAAatcatcttcaatttttaatagaaTGCTTTGCTATTTTAATGATTTAGTGTCGAATCGTTGCATTATATTAAATCGTTCCTGAGATACAATCAGtccaaattaaaaaattgcaatatttttgagttttgaaaacttgaatttcCATGAGTACAGTTTGAGAAGTCTGCCTCGAACTGTACATATACTGATCATGTTGATCATGATGATCTTCTTAAGCTTTCCCCAATTCTAACTCTAACTAATTAATGAACTTAATGATAAAATATGTTGGGTTAATCGCTAAATTTTACTTATAGGCAGGCTGGAAGGAAAACCTGGCAACGTTTATGAACGagctgaaaaatttacaatgtgTTGGCCTTACAACTTTGGGTGCAGCTCTGAAGCACGCCTTGGATGTCCTCAATATCAATCGTATGCAGACAGGTATCGATACATATGGTCAAGGCAGATGTCCATTCTATTTGGAGCCCTCGGTCATAGTCGTGATTACGGATGGTGGAAAATATACAGCTAATGGAGGAGTACAACAGGATGTAAGTGGATAAGTACAAACATGATATAATAGTTTGAGCGATGAGTCGATCTTTTATTTAGTCTCAATTTCCAGTCTTGATTGCAGTCACTATTCTTTAAATAATAGGACGATTTGATGTCCAGTTTGTTGTGATgcttattttctaatttaataCACTTATTTAGTAACgaatatttcttttgtttttatttacagttTGTTCTACCCATGCATTCACCTATACCTGGTACAGAGCTAACGAAAGAACCATTCAGATGGGATCAGCGATTGTTTTCTTTGGTCTTGAGACTATCTGGTACCCCAGCTGTGGAACGAGATACTGGACTCGTAGCCAGTGATTCGTCACCGATAGATGCTATGTGTGAAGTCACTGGAGGTAAATTagtatttttatgtatatgtactcAAATTAACGAAGTACCGGCATTTTTGTCTGAAGTAAGCTTCACATACAAGAAGCTGGTAACGTATGCATCTCTTTTAGAGAGGTATGTACACATTACAGGGATCGTTTCGAATGAATCACAGTTCTTCACAGCAAAAAGTCAGAATTTCTAAGTTATGACCTCTTGTAGTAATatataatcaaatttattgCGAGAACAATTGCTTCAATATGGTATATATGAAGAAATGTCTGTCAAAATGggtgaattttggaaatttatatctcgaaaactattcaatttgatattgttatttatttgttttttttcaatatgatGCAGACTAaacttgcataatttttttctattgaaatCAATTGATAAAAAGCATTGTTATTGACATAAACGTAATTTTGgatactttattatttttaccgccatacttttttttctaaacaaaatGGTAATTGTCTGgagtttaaatttgttttttcgaccaaaattTATGACTTTTCCTATATCGTAACATAAAAATGTGATAACTATTAAAAGAATGGAATAGTGGCAGAAGATAAACTACTTCGATCATAGACATTGCACTAAGATCACAGACTATCAATGGTTGagtcatttttggagataTCTAGGCACCGGAAAACATGTCTCTGCGCGAAATACGATTGACGATATTGTCAATAACAATGCTTCTTGTTGattgattttaataaaaagaatataCAAATGAATCTCTACTTAGATAATTTTGAACAACGCAATCCccaatcgaattgaataattgtttgTCAAGATATAAATTCCCGAAGTTCATACACTTTTTGGATATCTATTCATATTATACCCCTTTGAATTACAGATTGTACCCTTCATTCATTACTTCTGTACAATGAAGCTATCTTGGGCCAGTGGGCACAGAATATGACCCTACTTCTGTAATTGAGAGTGCACAACAGATATTCTTGACCAGCatcaaattaacaaaaatctAATGAAAGCgttgcaatatttttggttGAGCCCAAAATAGCTTTGTTGTAGGACTTTCCTATCGCATTCCAGGCAAGCACAAGTTTGACAAATGCCTTCAACATTGCAGCATTTACTAACAAAAACGTCATATCACAAATTCTGATTTTTGACTGACTATTGCTTTCAAATACTGATAgagaaattttgtaataaatccTCTGCATCGAGGCATTAATTTACAACATATCAATGGTTGAAAATATCACTGCATAAGGTGCATAAATTCGTAACACTCTTAGCagcttggaaattttttttattcggttgtatttcatctttttaaacacatttgaataaaatctataATTTATGCTCATTGTATTACATGTTCAAATCCTGAGGTATTCAGCAGACTCAAATCGTACTCtagcgaaaaatttgaatgtttaTAGTTACtcgaatgaaaaaactgaACCTCGTCAAtatagaatgaagaaaattattaatcgatGTTGAATTCAATGTTAATTTCTGATACTACTCCTATCTCAGGTCGTTCGTATTGCATAACGTCACATAGAATGATGATGCAGTGCATAGATTCACTGGTTCAGAAGGTCCAGTCCGGAGTTGtaataaactttgaaaaaattggtcCAGATCCACCGCCTCTGGCGAACGATGCACAGCATCCAGACGATGAtgaaaatgaggatgaaatgAATCTATTGAATGGTATTAGACCTCAGTTCCCTCCGAATACAATGGCGCCTGGAAATACCGCCTGGCATTCGTGTCGAAGGTTAATTTATGTACCACGATCAGCACAGAAGGGCTTTGCAGTAGGCTTTTGGCCAATTCCTGAAAGTTTCTGGCCTGATCTCAGTGCGAGTTCGTTGCCGCCAAGGTCTGCACATCCAAATGTGAAGTTTACTTGCACTAGTCAAGAACCAATGGTTATTGAAAATCTGCCTTTTGACAAATACGAACTTGAACCAAGTCCTCTGACGCAGTATATTCTTGCAAGAAAACAGCCCACAATTTGTTGGCAAGTTTTTGTGGCCAACTCTTACAAGTCCAGCGAAGTTGGACATCCGTTTGGCTACCTGAAAGCCAGTACAAACCTTACCTGCGTCAACTTGTTTGTTATGCCATACAATTATCCAGTGCTGCTTCCACTTTTGGAGGAACTTTTTAAAGTGCATCGATTAAAACCAACAAACGAATGGCGAACCCAGTTTCAAAATTACATGAGGACTATGCCCACTTACTACGCATCAGTAAgtagaaatataattatttcatatcaACTGTTCATGTACAGTTATGGTGAGCAGATTTCCAAGACAATTATTGAGACTTATATGTTACCTTCGTTTCAATACTGTACATGTGTCATTGCACCAATTATCAGGCAGCTTTTCACacccacaattttttttagcctgCAATTAAATTATGTTGTAGGGCACGTCATACTAAAAATATACCGAAACTTTTAGACATCCAAGTGCCATGGTGCTCCGAAGAGACCTATAGAATTTTCACGTAATGGTTAAGAAGCATTATTTTTACACTCTACTACTTTACAACTACACTATTACAATTGTAAGCAAATGAAACCTTTGACCTTAAAAAGCTGCTTGAAGATTGGTGAAATAATCCGCATATTATTACAATCTTTGGTAAAGATTGTCAATATACTCATGTGGTACTGAGTCTGTTCTGTCTGTAACAATATTTAAGCCATTCAAATACATTTATCTTATTcagatgtaaaataatttttagacAGAATCAATTATAGCTATTGCTTGTCGTCAAATTCCTCTCTACTCTAATCAAAAAAAActtatacaattattttttgaatttatagtCATTAAGAAGAGCGCTAACACGCATGGGTGCACCTACACCGCTGGCTCAGACGTTGATTCCAGACAACATGGACAATTCCTTGTCTTACAGTGTTTTAAACTATTTAAAACGGTTAAAAAATCAAGCTAAAAtagagtttgaaaaactttgtaACGAAGTGATTTCAAAGCAAGTGGCTAATgctaatttaaataaaactttaGCAAATGGTAACTCAACAACTGTGACTGAAGGAGTTCGCGTTATGCCGCGAACACCACTGAAGAAAGATCtggtgagaaaaaatcaaCTGTTATAGGTTTAAGGATTATTGCTAGTTTcgagtttttttattacatgccTGACAATTATTTTGATCCATCACATTCTCGCTTGAATATAAACATACCCACTGAACATTCACATTAAGTTTTAAGAAATAAGATTGTATGTTCGGTTCATCAAAACTACCAAACAAGCTTTTACAAGATTCATGATTATTCCAGGTATCACATCCACTGTTGCAAGACAAGTTCACAGGGCTCAGAGATCAGCTTAACGAGTTTGGTGGGTTCGTAGTAGGACTTGTCAGAAATCAACAGCAGCAGCGAGGGGCACAGAGTTATAGAAATGCATTTGATGTACCAAGAAAATCACTGCTGGATCAAGTTGTTCGGATGCGAGCGAATTTTCTTCAGCCTGGATTATTACATACAAAGTTATTAGATGATGATTATGTCCATTCAATGCCTGTAGCCCAAATGGGAAATTATCAGGAATATCTTAAACGAATGACTCCACCTTTGAGGGAAATAGAAAGTGCCCCAGTGAGACAGCACATGTTTGGTAAGTATCCTTGTAATTCACAATATAACTTTTGCTAATTAAATTGACCATAATAAGACTTTCGAAGTGTCTACTATGCGGAAGAAccctgaaaattcagaattctcattaaaaaaacctgaaaattttAGGTAATTTGTCGATAACttgatacaattttatttgataCTCTTCAGATAGtcaatttttaactgaaaaattattttattcaaaatttaatgcTTGATCGAACATCCAACGAAAATGCTCAGAATTGTTAACAAAAGATAATTTGCAGAGTGCACTGATTGATTaaactttgaatgaaaaatcatacTTTCAGTACaccttgaaaattacaaaaatttcttgaaaaaccTTGAATTCAAATATATCCAAACAATTGTAATCCAGAACTGCTTTAGatcaagaataaattttttttaaccccatctgaattgagaatttttaaatataattcataGTATAGTACATAGATATGAAATATTTAGGTTGAATAAGGAGCATTATTTTGGACTTGTTAATACAGTGTCGTATCACTTATAATTAAGAGTTTTCGAGTCTTCACTGTCGTATATACCACTAGAAAAGTTTCTGTTGTATAATATCGTAATTTATATTGGTAATTGGCCTCTAAAgctaaattttacttttcactaTTTCAGGTAATCCTTTCAAAATAGACAAAAGAATGATGGTCGACGAGGCTGACATAGACATGGTTGGATCTACTTCCTCAAATTTGAAGACGGGAAGCTTAAAGCGAGCCACGCCGCCATCTGATAGCGGAG
The genomic region above belongs to Diprion similis isolate iyDipSimi1 chromosome 8, iyDipSimi1.1, whole genome shotgun sequence and contains:
- the LOC124408849 gene encoding integrator complex subunit 6 isoform X1, giving the protein MTIIVFLIDTSASMNQRAYLGGRPTLLDVAKSAVETFVKVRQRSPESRGDRYMLLTFEEPPQNIKAGWKENLATFMNELKNLQCVGLTTLGAALKHALDVLNINRMQTGIDTYGQGRCPFYLEPSVIVVITDGGKYTANGGVQQDFVLPMHSPIPGTELTKEPFRWDQRLFSLVLRLSGTPAVERDTGLVASDSSPIDAMCEVTGGRSYCITSHRMMMQCIDSLVQKVQSGVVINFEKIGPDPPPLANDAQHPDDDENEDEMNLLNGIRPQFPPNTMAPGNTAWHSCRRLIYVPRSAQKGFAVGFWPIPESFWPDLSASSLPPRSAHPNVKFTCTSQEPMVIENLPFDKYELEPSPLTQYILARKQPTICWQVFVANSYKSSEVGHPFGYLKASTNLTCVNLFVMPYNYPVLLPLLEELFKVHRLKPTNEWRTQFQNYMRTMPTYYASSLRRALTRMGAPTPLAQTLIPDNMDNSLSYSVLNYLKRLKNQAKIEFEKLCNEVISKQVANANLNKTLANGNSTTVTEGVRVMPRTPLKKDLVSHPLLQDKFTGLRDQLNEFGGFVVGLVRNQQQQRGAQSYRNAFDVPRKSLLDQVVRMRANFLQPGLLHTKLLDDDYVHSMPVAQMGNYQEYLKRMTPPLREIESAPVRQHMFGNPFKIDKRMMVDEADIDMVGSTSSNLKTGSLKRATPPSDSGGPPAPRPPPNKRKPGPIPKDVIVRRPSYSPVNTPPSSPIPWMDETKNQVVPTANSNNISNSSSASGSLNLLSQTVPDKLVNGLAEIPAMPPFEPMPIEPVVIHSEPLPTSTRIMLNNIDAPKCENITEKLDEIKTDQNSLPVNDYGENPNNVKVENCNDEQLTNHVDEKREIKIEKDKPLPKKELEEIRKHNLSIRESVYKEVRRRGKNYAALFSHLHQIQGTLDIRLAFVRDVIKESLRFKRRNLATLLEEYLQTIQEDGRTMNHKVNNNGATKIS
- the LOC124408849 gene encoding integrator complex subunit 6 isoform X2 is translated as MTIIVFLIDTSASMNQRAYLGGRPTLLDVAKSAVETFVKVRQRSPESRGDRYMLLTFEEPPQNIKAGWKENLATFMNELKNLQCVGLTTLGAALKHALDVLNINRMQTGIDTYGQGRCPFYLEPSVIVVITDGGKYTANGGVQQDFVLPMHSPIPGTELTKEPFRWDQRLFSLVLRLSGTPAVERDTGLVASDSSPIDAMCEVTGGRSYCITSHRMMMQCIDSLVQKVQSGVVINFEKIGPDPPPLANDAQHPDDDENEDEMNLLNGIRPQFPPNTMAPGNTAWHSCRRLIYVPRSAQKGFAVGFWPIPESFWPDLSASSLPPRSAHPNVKFTCTSQEPMVIENLPFDKYELEPSPLTQYILARKQPTICWQVFVANSYKSSEVGHPFGYLKASTNLTCVNLFVMPYNYPVLLPLLEELFKVHRLKPTNEWRTQFQNYMRTMPTYYASSLRRALTRMGAPTPLAQTLIPDNMDNSLSYSVLNYLKRLKNQAKIEFEKLCNEVISKQVANANLNKTLANGNSTTVTEGVRVMPRTPLKKDLVSHPLLQDKFTGLRDQLNEFGGFVVGLVRNQQQQRGAQSYRNAFDVPRKSLLDQVVRMRANFLQPGLLHTKLLDDDYVHSMPVAQMGNYQEYLKRMTPPLREIESAPVRQHMFGNPFKIDKRMMVDEADIDMVGSTSSNLKTGSLKRATPPSDSGGPPAPRPPPNKRKPGPIPKDVIVRRPSYSPVNTPPSSPIPWMDETKNQVVPTANSNNISNSSSASGSLNLLSQTVPDKLVNGLAEIPAMPPFEPMPIEPVVIHSEPLPTSTRIMLNNIDAPKCENITEKLDEIKTDQNSLPVNDYGENPNNVKVENCNDEQLTNHVDEKREIKIEKDKPLPKKELEEIRKHNLSIRESVYKEVRRRGKSKLCRAIFAFAPNTRNLRYTARLCTRCNQRVVAV